From a single Labrenzia sp. PHM005 genomic region:
- a CDS encoding PhnD/SsuA/transferrin family substrate-binding protein, with translation MLRSAIAAAAMIFALPVAAEPVRFAVTDIEGLEALQQEFSAFEKALEDTTGLDIELFPVSSRTSAVESINQKKVDLVLTGPAEYVVMKELTNAEIVVAWQRPNYFAQIVVMAEGEIDGPQDLKGKTVTFGSVGSTSQHLGPAQVLADFGLAYGTDYTPQIISRNVAIEALIRGDVQAVGMNDSHLRRIRDAFPGEAFKVIARGRDLPNDILVARPDMDRDALEKIKSAFLENSGALMAAVLKGEDNQKYGGGFFLTGVNDENYNYVRDMYQTIGVDTSSFVGD, from the coding sequence ATGCTTCGTTCTGCCATTGCTGCAGCTGCAATGATTTTCGCGCTCCCTGTTGCCGCCGAACCTGTTCGTTTTGCGGTCACCGACATCGAGGGCCTGGAAGCCCTGCAGCAGGAATTTTCTGCCTTTGAAAAGGCTCTGGAAGACACAACAGGCTTGGACATCGAACTGTTTCCGGTCAGCTCCCGGACGTCTGCCGTTGAGTCCATAAACCAGAAAAAGGTCGATCTGGTTCTGACCGGTCCGGCAGAATATGTGGTGATGAAGGAACTGACCAACGCAGAAATCGTTGTCGCTTGGCAGCGCCCGAACTACTTCGCCCAGATCGTGGTGATGGCAGAAGGTGAGATTGACGGGCCGCAGGACCTCAAAGGCAAGACCGTGACCTTCGGCAGTGTCGGTTCAACCTCTCAGCACCTTGGCCCGGCGCAGGTTCTGGCAGATTTCGGTCTTGCTTACGGCACTGACTACACACCGCAGATCATTTCCCGCAACGTGGCCATCGAAGCCCTGATCCGCGGCGATGTGCAGGCCGTTGGCATGAATGACAGCCACCTGCGCCGCATTCGCGATGCGTTTCCTGGCGAAGCCTTCAAGGTCATTGCCCGGGGCCGTGATCTTCCGAACGACATCCTGGTCGCTCGCCCAGACATGGATCGGGATGCTTTGGAAAAAATCAAGTCGGCATTTCTGGAAAACAGCGGAGCTCTCATGGCTGCTGTTCTGAAGGGCGAAGACAACCAAAAATACGGTGGTGGCTTCTTCCTGACCGGCGTGAACGATGAGAACTACAACTACGTTCGCGACATGTATCAGACCATTGGTGTCGACACCTCTTCATTCGTTGGTGACTAA
- a CDS encoding phosphonate ABC transporter ATP-binding protein, with amino-acid sequence MLHTPLNDIKDVAIATSALKKQYKNGQIPVLKGVDLTIRHGERVALIGSNGSGKSTLLKCLIGLHAVNEGSVQTLGETFGSMPTAEQRSQLRKQTGFVFQKHCLVKRHSVLSNVVHGMLGLPGSWRAFTQATAPTSWRAKAMSALEDVNLADRARSRADALSGGQQQRVAIARAIVRGPRLIIADEPAASLDPVSGADVMCLFSELAQAHGITLLFTSHDMEHAAAYSDRIVALKSGQILFDKASREVCDQDLRDTFQ; translated from the coding sequence GTGCTTCACACGCCTCTCAACGATATCAAAGATGTTGCGATTGCAACGTCGGCACTTAAGAAACAGTACAAGAATGGCCAGATCCCCGTCCTGAAGGGTGTCGACTTGACCATTCGCCATGGCGAGCGGGTCGCGTTGATTGGCTCAAACGGCAGCGGCAAATCAACTTTGTTAAAGTGCCTTATCGGGCTGCATGCTGTGAATGAGGGATCGGTCCAAACATTGGGTGAAACCTTTGGCTCCATGCCGACCGCTGAGCAGCGCTCGCAATTGCGCAAGCAGACCGGTTTTGTGTTCCAAAAACACTGTCTGGTGAAACGGCACTCGGTTCTGAGCAACGTTGTCCACGGCATGCTGGGTTTGCCCGGCAGTTGGCGTGCGTTCACTCAGGCAACGGCCCCCACCAGTTGGCGCGCGAAGGCCATGTCTGCCCTTGAAGATGTAAATCTGGCCGACAGGGCGCGGAGCCGGGCCGATGCGTTGTCAGGAGGGCAGCAACAGCGCGTTGCAATTGCGCGCGCAATCGTGCGCGGGCCGCGGCTGATCATTGCCGATGAACCGGCGGCAAGCCTAGATCCGGTGTCTGGCGCAGACGTTATGTGTCTGTTTTCCGAACTTGCCCAGGCGCATGGGATTACTTTGCTTTTCACCAGCCATGACATGGAACACGCTGCGGCTTATTCGGATCGGATCGTGGCTTTGAAGAGTGGGCAGATCCTGTTTGACAAAGCCTCGCGTGAGGTCTGTGACCAAGACCTTCGGGACACATTCCAATGA
- the phnE gene encoding phosphonate ABC transporter, permease protein PhnE: MSGVSPDLRSRFSGMSSINFVLILVVAAIVLSSINSVAPSVGQLADGLPSMVNLLDRMWPPNTEANFLTRVGLRLIETFQIALAGAAIGIALSLPIGWLAAKKVSPIGPASWLVKAIISLLRTIPDLVWALLFVVTVGLGAVAGTMTIVVDTIGFCGRFFAEAMEDADKEPQEALAAIGANKVSILMGGILPDAAPSMINTALFALEKAIRSSVVLGLVGAGGIGQELKAAFDLFQYKNASAIILVIFVIVLVMEFITDWLRSKLQ, encoded by the coding sequence ATGAGTGGTGTGTCCCCGGACCTTCGGTCCCGTTTTTCGGGAATGTCATCGATCAACTTCGTCCTGATCCTTGTTGTTGCCGCGATTGTTCTGAGTTCCATCAACTCTGTTGCACCCTCCGTAGGTCAATTGGCGGATGGGTTGCCGAGTATGGTCAATCTGCTCGATCGAATGTGGCCGCCCAATACGGAAGCCAATTTCCTGACGCGGGTGGGATTGCGTCTGATCGAGACGTTTCAAATCGCCTTGGCGGGTGCTGCCATCGGGATCGCTCTCAGTCTTCCGATTGGATGGCTGGCAGCGAAAAAAGTGTCTCCCATCGGTCCGGCATCCTGGTTGGTGAAAGCCATCATTTCTCTCCTTCGAACTATTCCGGATCTGGTTTGGGCGCTTTTGTTTGTGGTAACCGTCGGGCTTGGCGCCGTTGCGGGCACCATGACGATCGTTGTGGACACGATCGGGTTTTGCGGTCGTTTTTTTGCGGAAGCCATGGAAGACGCCGACAAGGAGCCACAGGAAGCGCTCGCAGCAATCGGCGCGAACAAGGTGTCCATCCTCATGGGCGGAATATTGCCGGATGCCGCACCATCAATGATCAACACCGCCCTGTTTGCGTTGGAAAAGGCTATCCGGTCGTCCGTTGTTCTCGGTCTTGTTGGTGCTGGTGGGATCGGTCAGGAATTGAAGGCGGCCTTCGATCTATTCCAGTACAAGAACGCGTCGGCGATTATCCTGGTGATCTTTGTGATCGTGCTCGTAATGGAGTTCATCACCGACTGGCTGCGAAGCAAATTGCAGTAG